In the Bacillus alveayuensis genome, one interval contains:
- a CDS encoding release factor glutamine methyltransferase (product_source=KO:K02493; cath_funfam=1.10.8.10,3.40.50.150; cog=COG2890; ko=KO:K02493; pfam=PF05175; superfamily=53335; tigrfam=TIGR03534): MPQVFEALKWASSFLQNAGREENAAELLICHHLQMTRAQLLANMRTSIREEVWQSFQHDVYKHASGVPVQYLIGYEQFYGRSFIVNKEVLIPRPETEELVYGILERTNEIFANEKEINVVDVGTGSGVIAITLALENERMNVTGIDIAYESLKVAKENSKRLNASVRFIQGDLLQPFIKAGEKVDIVVSNPPYIPDEEILSLSAVVKDFEPKRALAGGPDGLHFYRRLVKEIPYVIKSKAFIGFEIGHGQGADVANMIEQAFPEAKVEIVNDINGNERIVFAAL; this comes from the coding sequence GTGCCGCAAGTATTTGAAGCCCTTAAATGGGCTTCTTCTTTTTTACAAAATGCGGGAAGGGAAGAAAACGCTGCAGAGCTTTTAATTTGTCATCATTTACAGATGACACGTGCCCAGCTGCTCGCAAATATGCGAACATCGATCCGAGAAGAGGTTTGGCAGTCCTTTCAACATGATGTGTATAAACACGCCAGTGGGGTTCCTGTTCAATATTTAATCGGCTATGAACAGTTTTACGGCCGCTCCTTTATAGTGAATAAAGAAGTGTTAATTCCAAGGCCAGAAACAGAAGAATTAGTTTACGGAATTCTCGAGCGTACAAATGAGATATTTGCGAATGAAAAGGAAATCAACGTTGTAGATGTTGGGACCGGCAGCGGTGTCATCGCGATTACTCTTGCTCTTGAAAACGAACGGATGAACGTAACTGGAATTGATATTGCTTATGAGTCGCTAAAAGTGGCAAAAGAAAACAGTAAACGCTTAAATGCTTCCGTCCGCTTTATACAAGGTGATTTGCTTCAGCCATTCATCAAAGCAGGAGAAAAAGTTGATATAGTTGTGTCCAACCCGCCTTATATTCCAGATGAGGAAATTCTTTCGCTTTCTGCCGTCGTAAAGGATTTTGAACCGAAGCGAGCACTTGCTGGAGGTCCGGATGGGCTTCATTTTTACCGCCGCCTTGTGAAAGAAATTCCCTATGTGATCAAATCAAAAGCATTTATTGGTTTTGAAATTGGGCACGGCCAAGGAGCAGATGTTGCCAATATGATTGAGCAAGCGTTTCCGGAAGCGAAAGTCGAAATCGTAAATGATATAAATGGAAATGAGCGAATCGTGTTTGCTGCGCTTTAA